The Nitrospira sp. KM1 genome includes a window with the following:
- a CDS encoding adenylosuccinate synthase, with amino-acid sequence MHTLVVIGAQWGDEGKGKIVDILAQDAHAVVRYQGGSNAGHTVINRHGTFVFHLIPSGILYRGTLCVIGNGVVVDPAALIEEMDNLQRQGISVGKNFVVSQRAHLILPYHKAIDKASEQSKGSRRIGTTGRGIGPSYADKMSRIGIRVGDLLNPTAFKTKLEENLVEINWFLEQLYKVERFEVEKVFQQYMGYADRLKSHIVDASTIVNDMIERKKTVLFEGAQGTHLDVDLGTYPYVTSSSATAGGAATGSGVGPTKIGAVLGVAKAYTTRVGSGPFPTELNDEVGVALQERGKEFGSTTGRARRCGWFDGVVMRYASRVNGLTSLAVTKLDVLDGCKELKVCTGYRSNGRLYRDMPADLETLTDCEPVYKTFKGWSASTTGAKTFKALPAEAKRYLTFIEDVAECPIDMVSTGSKREATIILKNPLTTSARGRSRRR; translated from the coding sequence ATGCATACACTCGTCGTCATCGGGGCACAGTGGGGTGATGAAGGAAAGGGCAAGATTGTCGATATCCTGGCCCAGGATGCTCATGCAGTCGTCCGCTATCAGGGCGGGTCGAATGCCGGGCACACCGTCATCAACCGCCACGGCACCTTTGTATTTCATCTGATCCCGTCAGGAATTCTGTATCGAGGAACGCTCTGTGTCATTGGGAACGGCGTGGTTGTCGATCCTGCCGCGCTGATCGAAGAGATGGATAATCTCCAACGGCAGGGAATCTCCGTGGGCAAGAACTTCGTCGTGAGCCAGCGAGCCCATTTGATACTGCCCTATCACAAGGCGATCGATAAGGCCTCCGAGCAATCCAAAGGCTCGCGGCGCATCGGTACGACCGGCCGGGGTATCGGTCCCTCTTACGCCGATAAGATGTCGCGCATCGGTATCAGGGTGGGAGATCTGCTGAACCCGACGGCCTTCAAAACGAAGCTGGAGGAAAATCTCGTCGAGATCAATTGGTTCCTGGAACAGCTGTATAAAGTGGAGCGATTCGAAGTGGAAAAGGTTTTCCAGCAGTACATGGGGTATGCCGATCGGTTGAAGAGCCATATCGTCGATGCCTCGACAATCGTCAACGACATGATCGAACGCAAAAAGACCGTGCTCTTCGAAGGTGCCCAAGGTACTCATCTGGACGTGGATCTCGGGACGTATCCCTATGTAACGTCTTCCAGTGCGACCGCCGGAGGGGCAGCAACGGGAAGCGGAGTGGGCCCGACAAAGATCGGCGCGGTACTCGGCGTGGCCAAGGCCTACACGACGCGGGTTGGAAGCGGACCATTCCCGACCGAGTTGAACGATGAAGTCGGTGTTGCACTGCAAGAGCGCGGCAAAGAATTCGGTTCCACCACCGGACGAGCGCGTCGCTGCGGATGGTTCGACGGAGTCGTCATGCGGTATGCCAGCCGGGTCAACGGCCTGACCTCGCTGGCGGTCACGAAGTTGGACGTACTGGATGGGTGCAAAGAATTAAAGGTGTGTACCGGATATAGAAGCAATGGACGACTCTATCGTGACATGCCCGCCGATTTGGAAACATTGACTGATTGCGAACCGGTGTACAAGACGTTCAAAGGCTGGTCCGCATCCACCACCGGCGCAAAGACTTTCAAGGCGCTTCCGGCGGAGGCTAAGCGCTACCTCACATTTATTGAGGATGTGGCGGAGTGCCCGATCGACATGGTCTCGACCGGTTCAAAACGGGAAGCCACGATTATTCTGAAAAACCCGCTCACGACAAGCGCCCGAGGTCGATCTCGCCGGCGGTGA
- a CDS encoding ABC-F family ATP-binding cassette domain-containing protein, whose translation MLQIESVHKQFSTKVLFDDASAHLRPQTRVGLVGPNGTGKTTLFKMILGEESPDEGAIRKRPRLRVGYLPQELETITGKTALDAAHRDQYPEHEAKRILSGLGFGEADFSRPVENLSGGYRMRVALAHLLLSEPDVLMLDEPTNHLDKPTQRWFEEFLLDSSLTLLVISHDTAFLDRIVTHVWELRDKTIQEFRGNYSKFRELRAERDAQLQASANRQAKEVARVQQFIDRFRYQANKAKQVQSRIKQLDKVKLIELQRDAKRVKFKFPLPSTSGRHVLELAGVRKQYGEKIVYDSLDFSVERSQRVALVGENGAGKSTLLKMLAGVLPPDQGKRTVGHGVTVHYFAQHQAETLNPEHTILESLGEVSNTAETNFLRGLAGAFLFSGPDQKKPIKALSGGERNRVALARMLVEPANTLLLDEPTNHLDPASVDVLTDAMTEFPGTIIFISHDPTFLMRVSTRIVEIEDGKARNFFGDYEYYLWKKAQEFESIKETSEELTGQHQAKGPGLTKAMTAQSQAKGSAGDRRDLTKTQTRLEKQVARAESDIADQEVKIKDRDLQLSDPNLYKDFSRWNSLHQEQDEWKKELERMNARWESLSAELQGVRQKLATYN comes from the coding sequence ATGCTGCAAATCGAGTCTGTTCATAAGCAATTCTCCACGAAAGTGCTGTTCGATGACGCCTCGGCCCACTTACGCCCTCAGACGCGGGTCGGTCTGGTCGGACCCAACGGAACGGGCAAGACGACCCTCTTCAAGATGATTTTAGGCGAGGAGTCTCCCGACGAGGGAGCAATCCGTAAACGTCCACGTCTGCGGGTGGGATATCTGCCTCAGGAACTGGAAACCATCACGGGAAAGACGGCGCTCGATGCCGCTCACCGGGATCAGTATCCTGAACATGAAGCCAAGCGCATTCTTTCCGGACTCGGCTTCGGCGAGGCCGACTTTTCACGCCCGGTGGAGAATCTCTCCGGCGGCTACCGCATGCGGGTGGCGCTGGCGCATCTCCTGCTTTCCGAACCCGACGTGCTCATGCTCGACGAGCCCACGAACCACCTGGATAAACCGACGCAGCGATGGTTCGAGGAGTTTTTGTTGGATTCGAGCCTGACGCTGTTGGTCATCAGCCACGACACGGCGTTCCTCGACCGAATCGTCACGCATGTCTGGGAGCTTCGCGATAAAACGATTCAGGAGTTCCGCGGCAACTATTCCAAATTCCGCGAACTGCGGGCCGAGCGCGATGCCCAATTGCAGGCCTCGGCAAATCGGCAGGCGAAAGAAGTGGCCCGCGTCCAGCAGTTCATCGACCGTTTCCGCTACCAAGCCAACAAGGCCAAACAGGTGCAGTCACGCATCAAGCAGCTCGACAAAGTCAAACTCATCGAACTGCAACGGGATGCGAAGCGCGTGAAATTCAAGTTCCCGCTCCCGTCAACGAGCGGCCGCCACGTTCTGGAGCTCGCCGGTGTCCGCAAGCAGTACGGAGAGAAGATCGTGTATGACTCGCTGGACTTTTCCGTGGAGCGAAGCCAGCGGGTCGCGCTCGTCGGAGAGAACGGGGCGGGAAAGAGCACGCTTCTCAAGATGCTGGCAGGGGTTCTGCCGCCCGACCAAGGCAAGCGCACGGTGGGCCATGGAGTCACCGTTCACTACTTCGCCCAGCATCAGGCCGAAACACTCAATCCGGAACACACGATTTTGGAATCGCTGGGTGAAGTGTCCAACACCGCGGAGACGAATTTCCTGCGCGGTCTCGCCGGCGCCTTTCTGTTCTCCGGCCCCGATCAAAAAAAGCCGATCAAGGCGCTCAGCGGTGGAGAGCGCAATCGCGTGGCATTGGCCAGAATGTTGGTCGAACCGGCCAATACGCTCTTGCTCGATGAGCCCACCAACCATTTGGATCCGGCTTCCGTCGACGTCCTTACGGATGCGATGACCGAATTCCCCGGCACGATCATCTTCATTTCTCACGACCCGACGTTCCTGATGCGCGTATCCACCCGCATCGTGGAAATCGAGGACGGGAAGGCCCGAAACTTCTTCGGCGACTATGAATATTATCTGTGGAAGAAGGCCCAGGAATTTGAATCGATCAAGGAAACGAGCGAAGAACTGACCGGACAACATCAGGCGAAAGGTCCAGGCCTCACCAAGGCCATGACGGCACAATCGCAAGCCAAGGGTTCGGCCGGCGATCGCAGAGACTTGACCAAGACACAAACCAGGCTGGAAAAACAGGTGGCGCGAGCGGAAAGCGACATTGCAGATCAGGAAGTGAAGATTAAAGATCGAGATCTGCAATTATCAGATCCGAATTTGTATAAAGATTTTTCTCGCTGGAACAGCCTCCATCAGGAGCAGGACGAATGGAAAAAGGAGCTTGAACGGATGAACGCCAGGTGGGAATCCCTGTCTGCTGAACTACAAGGTGTAAGGCAGAAGTTGGCGACGTATAACTAA
- a CDS encoding PilZ domain-containing protein, with the protein MKRSESKPSKVTAEASERRRLVRATLVGSALVSPKSGQKAITAVLDNVNKVGAGLHAKEKLGTGEGVTVSLAFLDSDRVEQQEKLEGTVAWVKTWEKGFLIGVVWNEVVTKEKNRWLYYYLEEAIKSP; encoded by the coding sequence ATGAAAAGGTCTGAATCCAAGCCATCAAAGGTGACGGCAGAAGCCAGCGAGCGGAGAAGGCTGGTTCGGGCAACCTTGGTTGGGTCCGCGCTCGTGTCTCCGAAGAGCGGGCAGAAGGCCATCACCGCTGTATTGGATAACGTCAACAAAGTGGGAGCCGGCCTCCACGCCAAGGAGAAACTCGGTACGGGAGAGGGCGTGACCGTTTCACTGGCATTTCTCGATTCCGATCGAGTGGAACAGCAGGAGAAGTTGGAGGGGACCGTCGCCTGGGTCAAGACGTGGGAAAAGGGTTTTCTGATCGGCGTAGTGTGGAATGAAGTAGTGACGAAGGAAAAGAACCGCTGGTTGTATTACTATCTGGAAGAGGCGATCAAATCCCCCTGA
- a CDS encoding replication-associated recombination protein A codes for MAVHRDEPDLFAEPSKASDAGASPLAERLRPKSFDDFAGQEELIGVDRPLRKAIESDRLTSVIFWGPPGCGKTTLALLLARHTKAQFVSFSAVTSGIPELREILKHAEHRLATKHQKTVLFVDEIHRFNKAQQDAFLPHVERGTIVLIGATTENPSFEVIAPLLSRSLVVVLHPLGDAALDRILDRALHDTELGLARFRLTVTGGARQRLRNFANGDGRALLTALEYVAEQAPISADGIRRIDEAAVDASLLKKSLRYDKTGEEHYNLISAYIKSMRDSDADGALYWLARMLEGGEDPKFIARRMVIFASEDVGNADSMGLIVATAVAQAVQFVGLPEAGINLAHGTTFLATRAKDNASYVGLQEAMSDSQQHGNLSVPLHLRNAVTPMLKGLQYGKGYRYVHEDPEASSEQEHLPPQLKGRRYYRPKSR; via the coding sequence ATGGCTGTGCATCGTGATGAACCGGATTTGTTTGCGGAGCCCTCCAAGGCATCCGATGCAGGCGCGTCGCCATTGGCCGAGCGTCTGCGTCCCAAGTCGTTCGACGATTTTGCCGGGCAGGAAGAGCTTATCGGCGTTGATCGGCCGCTGCGCAAGGCCATAGAGTCGGACCGGTTGACCTCGGTGATTTTCTGGGGACCGCCAGGATGCGGAAAAACGACGCTCGCACTGCTGCTCGCACGACATACGAAGGCGCAATTTGTGTCCTTTTCCGCCGTGACCAGCGGGATTCCGGAACTGCGGGAAATCCTGAAACATGCGGAGCACCGCCTGGCCACCAAACATCAGAAAACCGTCCTGTTTGTCGATGAGATTCATCGCTTCAACAAGGCGCAGCAGGATGCGTTCCTGCCGCATGTTGAACGCGGAACCATCGTGCTGATCGGGGCGACGACCGAGAACCCCTCCTTCGAAGTGATTGCGCCCCTCCTGTCACGTTCCCTCGTCGTCGTACTGCACCCGTTGGGGGACGCGGCGCTTGACCGCATCCTCGACCGTGCACTCCACGATACGGAGCTTGGCCTGGCACGTTTCAGGCTGACCGTGACCGGCGGCGCTCGGCAGCGCCTGCGGAATTTTGCGAATGGAGACGGGAGAGCGCTATTGACCGCCCTTGAGTACGTGGCTGAACAGGCCCCCATCTCCGCGGACGGAATAAGGCGCATCGATGAAGCGGCCGTAGATGCATCCCTGCTGAAAAAATCTCTCCGCTACGACAAGACGGGCGAAGAGCACTACAACCTGATCTCAGCCTATATCAAAAGCATGCGCGATTCCGATGCAGACGGCGCCCTCTACTGGTTGGCGAGGATGCTGGAAGGAGGGGAAGATCCGAAATTTATTGCCCGGCGCATGGTGATCTTCGCATCGGAAGACGTGGGTAACGCCGACTCCATGGGGTTGATTGTTGCCACAGCCGTTGCGCAAGCGGTTCAGTTTGTCGGACTGCCGGAAGCCGGAATCAATCTCGCTCACGGGACAACCTTTCTGGCCACCAGAGCGAAAGATAATGCCTCATATGTCGGCCTGCAGGAGGCCATGAGCGATTCACAACAGCACGGAAATCTTAGCGTTCCTCTCCATTTACGCAATGCCGTGACTCCGATGCTGAAAGGTCTTCAGTACGGCAAGGGCTACCGCTATGTCCACGAGGATCCTGAAGCCTCAAGCGAGCAGGAGCACCTACCGCCTCAACTCAAAGGCCGTCGGTATTACCGCCCCAAAAGTCGATAG
- a CDS encoding alpha/beta fold hydrolase, with protein sequence MKAQINGITLGYSDQGKGTPLVFLHAFPFNRTMWAAQEEDLSDAFRIITVDMRGHGESEAPFWRYSLEQYASDVTALLRHLRIDNAVFIGLSMGGYLSFTLYRLYPEFVLGFVLADTRAEADNPEQGKWRFELARRAAAQGPSAVVADMLPKLLSHQAYERRPDLVEQVKSIQEAATVPGILGDLRAMAERPDSTDMLRSIRVPTLVLVGEEDVLTPRADAERITAGIPEAILETIPDAGHMSNMERPETFNKAVRRFAAGIDRR encoded by the coding sequence ATGAAGGCTCAAATCAATGGGATCACGCTCGGATACAGCGACCAGGGCAAAGGCACGCCTCTGGTTTTTCTTCATGCGTTCCCTTTCAACCGGACCATGTGGGCGGCGCAGGAAGAGGATCTTTCAGATGCATTCAGAATCATCACGGTCGACATGCGGGGGCATGGAGAATCAGAGGCTCCGTTCTGGCGGTATAGCCTCGAACAATACGCATCCGACGTCACGGCGCTGCTGCGGCATTTAAGGATTGATAACGCCGTCTTCATCGGACTGTCGATGGGCGGATACCTTTCGTTCACGCTGTATCGGCTGTACCCAGAATTCGTGCTTGGTTTCGTGCTTGCCGATACGAGAGCCGAGGCGGACAATCCGGAGCAGGGGAAGTGGCGATTCGAGCTAGCCCGACGAGCTGCGGCGCAAGGGCCTTCGGCCGTCGTCGCCGACATGTTGCCGAAATTATTGTCGCATCAGGCGTATGAACGGCGGCCTGACCTGGTGGAGCAGGTCAAATCCATTCAGGAAGCGGCCACGGTACCCGGTATCCTGGGAGACTTAAGGGCCATGGCTGAACGACCGGATTCAACCGACATGCTGCGTTCGATCAGGGTGCCGACATTGGTCTTGGTGGGTGAGGAGGATGTGCTGACGCCGAGGGCCGACGCGGAACGGATCACCGCAGGCATTCCGGAAGCGATTTTGGAGACCATTCCGGACGCCGGCCATATGAGCAACATGGAGCGGCCGGAAACGTTCAACAAGGCCGTGCGCCGGTTTGCCGCCGGCATCGATCGCCGCTAA